The window CAAACTGGACAGATCTGTTATATACAATCTCTATATGCATCTGCAGTGTTTTATAAATTGGTGCTTTGACATTAAAAAGGAGGTTTACAAAAAGGCCCCTCTTGTAATATCGATGACTGAATTATCTCACTATCATTGCTTCTCAAATTTCCTTGAATTTATACTCATCATTGCCATATCACCATTCTTACAAAGGCggttattttaaggaaaaagttGCAGCGTGATTATGATATAAGTAACATTCAAAATTTCATGTTATCAAGAGTTGAGCAAAGTACTAATTTCCCCTTTATAAACACACGTTTAAAACAAGAGCTTCATGCACATCCAAATAGAAATTCAAAGTCAAACTGTGTAATGTGTTTTTATTGACAGAAGGCATCACACACATTCCCAAGCAGCATGGTTCCTGTGAGAAACTGAAAACTAATTTCTTGAATCTACAATGCGACTTCCATCTTCCAGGTGTAACCAGAGTTTTTCCTGGAGCGATTCCAGCTTGTTTCCTTTTGGTGCCTTCCTTAAGAAATTTTGCAGCTGTTTCTGGTGCAGTTTTTGGGTGGGCTCTGGGGTGGGCAGACGATCTCCACTTTGCAGAGGCTGCTCTTGTGGGTGGAGCTGGTGGTGAGGGAGTAGGAGAGGCCTTGCATCATCCTGGCATTCAGGCCCTTAGCCATGGAGAAGGACTTGAGGTGGCTTCTTAAGGTAATGGGGAGTGGGAGCTTGTCGACCAGGTGTACGGGCGTGCAGGACACGATGGCGCGGCAGCAGAGGTCTTGCAAACTCATTACCTTGCTGGGTCTCCCGAGCCAATTCATCCTGTGCCGCAGCAGCACGATCCTGGCCAGCTCCGTGAAAGACTCTATGATGTTGAAATTGCACAGAGGGCTGACCTCAAAGAAGGTCACACCCAGGCGCTCAGCGTAGGCCTGGGCCTGCTCCCTGGGCACCTGCCTCTTGAATGCCAGATGTAGGCGATTCCCCACCAGGATTTTAGGGACACCAGGGGCATGCTCATCGATCTTCTTAATCCATCGATCCATACCCTCGAAAGACCAGCGGTTTGCAATGTCGTAGACCAGGATCACTCCTTGTGCACCACGAGAGTAGGAGCGGAATATGGTACAAAATCTTCCCTGCCCCGACGTATCCCAGAGCTTCAGCTTCACCCGCTGGCCGTCCAGCAGGATGGTGGTCGTCTTGTAGTCGATCCCCCCCAGGTGGCTGTATGGGGACTCAGCTGCGCCATCCTGCAGGCTCTCCAGGATCTCACTCTTGCCTACGTCGCTGTCGCCCACCAGCAGGAACTTGAGCAGGAAGTCATAGGCCTGGTCGGGGCTGCCCGGGGTGCTCATGGTGCTAGCCCCGCGTTCCCACCTGAGCCAGGCGCGCGGGGTTGTGCGCAGAGGTGGTGCCGGGTCTGTTTTTCTTGAGAAGTTAGCATAGAACATAAAAAATGAGATGGGGAAGTCTGTGAAATAAAGCGAAATGAGGTGGTGGCTTTGATGGATTTCTTTTACAAACTCTAGGAAACTGGTTCAGcgattgttttcctttctcttactCAGCACAGAGTAGTGACACAGCAGTTAATTAATCATGGAAACCTATACATTTCCCTTAAAATTTTCATGTGATCGTTATGGAACCATGCCTTTTGGATTATGTCAAAGGAATCTCCTTTAAAGGAAGGACGGGTATGGGATAGGAAAGGGACTAAGATGTGTTGAGTACCGTATGTACCCTACGCTGTGTAtgatgcttaaaatattttgttcttttgctttcagAACAGTTGTCTTTGGTAGCTatgattgtttccattttacagatgagaaaaggcaAACTCAGAAAtgttatgtaattttttaaaatattgccattAATATAGAGATCACAGAAATCAGAATCCAGAGCCAGTGCTCTCTTCATATAACGCACCACACTTCCTTTCTACTCTGTGGCCATGCCGGGTTTAGGAGTAAGTGTGAACTGTCTGTGCATGTGATCCTTGACAAGCCACGCATGTTTGCATGGGCACTAATACTTTCCTTGCTGCGGGGGACATCTCCCATAAATATAAGAGCCAAGATCTCAGAAGAGACATCTAGGACATGGATTTTGCTAGAGTGTCTCATAAATAATATTCACCCAACAAAGATGTGTTGAAATAACGCATGCATCCATCAGTGAAGGTTTTTCGGTTTAACACATGTACAGCTcctataacaaaataacaaaactgaaaaaatatgtatatggtTCACAGGTGAAGAAATGCAAATGGCCAGTAATCACAAGAAAATGCATTCTAGCTCACTAATACATTAAGGAATGCAAATGAAACCATCTAAATATCCGTTTATCACCTATCATCTGACaaaatttaaatgtagaaaacgaaaaaattttttttaatttgcaaaagaaaaaggtgcaaaagaaaaaggctgtgtgtgtgtctgtgtatgggGGCAGGATGAGGGACCAAATACATCAAGGAAATGGAAACACACTTATCagttataaatacatttaaatattgtaACTACAACAGGTATAAAGATGGTTAAAGAAATGAGAATGCTCAGACGCATATAAGGGAGTTTAAATTATTGAAATCAAGCCCCAAGGGATAGATGTTTACAAATGTAATGGAGGAAAAAATTTTCACATGTCCAAATAGCCAGGTAAGTGGTTATTTGAAATAGCATTgctgaaatctttttaaaaaggaaaaaatgagaaacattCTAAATACTCATCAATACAGAACAAACATGTGAATAAAGgataagaaaaacatttctatttctctgtggGCTTCAGggcaaatagagaaaaaaaaaacctttagatTAATTCCAGAGTTAGCTGACGATAAGGAGATAATAAAGTTGTCTCCCTGATTTACAAAAACTCCCTTAAAGACAGCACCCTGATTGGAATAATGATCATAATCATCGGTACCTTGAAGAGCCGTTAGGATAAAGGAGATGAAATATAGAGTGCATTTGCTTAAAGTAGTTCAGTGCAGGTTACTTTCCTTCTCTTCAGCTCACCTGTCCCAAGGCCAACACCTAAGCTTCTGCCTGAGCCCACTCACCACTTAAGGGATCAGCCAACTCATATGGTCCAACACCCAGTCTCTTGGCATGAAGTGCAGGATTTCACTTCTGTCTTCCTCATCACCCAGAGGGGTTGTGGAGTGGGGGACCCATGGGGAGTGGAATCTGACTATTTCTCAAGCCCTGGAAGCCCATCTTCTAAAAGGGGGTGCTCAGGGTCCTTTAGGGAGGGTGAGGAATGAAACCTTATTCCAATCCTGCCACTTACCTGGGAAGGTGACTTAGGCTCTGAAAGCCTGAGCTTGATTATCTGTGAGATAGAACTGACTGTATCATCCTTACAGAGCTGTCCCAAGGAGCAAATGAGAAAACCTGTTGAGAGTATATGGCATGAAGTGGGACTTCGATGGCCCTTTAAATGCTGAGACACAGAAGTGGGGGCTGGCTGAGGCTCTGGGCTAAGAAGGCATTGTGAAAAGtcatttttcattgtttctaCTAATGAGAACACAGACATCCATATAAAGAAAGCAAATCTCTCTCTGATATGCCTTGAGTTCAAAGTTTTAGAGACAGAATGTTCTCTACATTCTTGGATGTTTCATAATCTAATAAAAGCTGTTCAACATCATGCCTCTGAGCAGACCCAAATCCACTTCCCaagctagaaagaaaaaaattgatagatgTAAAACAAGACTGTAAAAACATATGCTCCAGGGCATGAAACACCAGGTAGCACTGACAGGGCTGTAGAAAGGTGACAGAGAGGATAGAGGTCACAGGAGCAGGGTCTAGGCAACTGTGTCCATAGGATCCTAGAGAAGGGAGGACTGAAAGGGAATGTGAGGAGGTCTGGGAAGCCTATACACGGGCAATGGAGGCTAAATGCCCTGCTGTCTGTGAGGGACCTCTCTACAGCATGCACGGGACAACGTATACTGAGGAGGGAAGAGATAAATCAGTGAATGCCATGTAGATTTGGAGTCCACAGCCAATGGACCAGCtttaatacacatatattttttcaaacagaACTGGCATCATAGTTTGTCACTCTTTGCAAAATgccctcctttaaaaaaaaaaaaaaaatggagatagcTGTGATGCCTCCTGATGGCCAGAACCCGGATCACAGCTTTGAGAGTCTCAGACAAGGGGctcagggaaagggagagggatgTTGGAGGTGAACTACAAAGATATCAGCCAGAGTTTTCTGGAATTATTCACCTAACGATAGCAGTCTCCGTGTATCAGTCATGTTCTGGCATATATGAAACTGAGATTGGCTCCAGCCCCTGTCTGAATTAAAGATAAAGCTGCATCTGTGAGTGTGTATTTGGAGTGATGCAGCTAgacctagacacacacacacacacaaataccctgtcaaattattttatttcctgttttcaccataaaatagaatataatgaatgctttttcaaattaataaacatGTGCACAGTACTTTTGACAATCTGTTCAAAAGTATTTTgtcacagccataaaaaagaacaatatcatgtcccttgcagcaacatagatgcatctggaggccattatcctaagtgaattaacacaggaacaaaaaaccaaataccacatgttttcacttataagtggaaactaAACACTGGGGACTCAAGGACGTAAAGATAGCAACAACAAACCCTGGGGCCTACTGGAGGAGGGGGGAGAGgtggggcaagggttgaaaaactattgggtactatgctcactacctgggtgatgggatcattcataccccaaaccttagcatcacacaatatacccatgtaacaaacctgcacatgtaccccctggatctaaaataaaagctgaaatttaaaacagaagAACATTCTGCCTCCTATAATGAAGAAACATCTCAGCTAACTTATTTTTTGGAAGAGAGCAACATTTTTTCAAAGTTTGGgtacatcatttttaaaaattcactatgCCCCTTTCTTTCAGGTCCATTTCATTGACTACAGAAAGGcatcagaatatatatatatatatatatataattttttttttttttttttggacagagtcttgctctgacgcccaggctggagtgcagtggtacaatctcagctcactgcaacctctgccttccaggttcaagtgattctcgtgcctcagcgtactgagtacctgggattataggcatgcgccaccatacccgactaattattatatttttagtagagatggggtttcaccatgttggccaggctggtcttgaactcctggcctcatgagatccacccgcctcagcctcccaaagtgctgggattccacgcgtgagccaccacacccagccaggcatTAACTTTATTGccttgaatattttaattaatgttttatatttaatcttAAAGAAGGGGAAATTTTATATCATTGAAGAGACACGCTTACAAGAACTTTTACTAATAAAAGCAGAATTTATTagtaaaaaagggaaagaaatagaacattatctTCACTTCAGGAGCCTCCTTTATGCCCTTACAAGTCATTATACCCCCAAAAGTAAACTACATTAACTTCTAACACTAGAGATTTGCCTGTTTACgaacttttcatattttatttacctgaaattatacttttttgtttctgctttgttttgcttAATATTATCCTTGTGAGATATATCCATGATTTTGCATATGGCAACATTAAAATGAGCATTCTAATTGTGGTagagtatttcattttatgaatactGCAAGTTATCTGTTGCATGATATTTGGGTTATGCCCACAGTTTGACTAATGTTATAGTACTACTACATACAGTTTTGTGCCTGTCTTTAGTGGGTATATGTACACGATTCTGTTGAGTATATCAAAGATTGGAATTGCTGGCTCATAGGTATGCATATAGTTAGCTTTAGCAGATATTGCCAAATGATTTCCCAAAGTGTTTTCACCAATTTACTTTCAGTAATAGTATATAATGGTTCTATTTGccccttactctttttttttttttcagtccatGGGGTTACTGTAGTATCTCATGacaattttaatttgcattgtcctaaaaactaaaaatgttaagCGCCTTTTTATATGTGCAGTTGTTGTATGGGATTCTTATATTGTAAAGTGCCTGTTtgcttattttgctcattttctacttttctccttgtttccaaaaaattgaatcactgtatatataaaatctttcactctgtatttcaatattttctttcttaagagTAAGTTTTGAAAGACAGAGTCTTTAATTATAATGTAgctcaatttattattattttttcctttgggatTAACAGTATTTTGTCTAGTGATTAAGAAATATTTGCCACCCCacctacataaaaatattttcctacattGTTATAggttattcttttacttttgcaTTTACACTGACAATCTACCTGAAATCAATTCTTGTGCATATCTAATTCAGGTAGCATACTTAAAATATCATCCTTCTCCCTTCACTGCGCTGTCACCTGTGTCATAAGTGAAAATGACCACATATGGATTGGGTCTATTTCTTGACTCTATTAATAAAGTCCATTGGCCTGTTTTTTCTATCCTTACACCAATTCTACATTCTCTTAATTAAAATAGCTTGTTTTTTTagatctcaattaaaaaaaattttttttaaatagcttcaGGAGTACAAGTGGTTTTAGTTATAAGGATCAATtttatagtggtgaagtctggactTTCAGTGTACCCTTCACCCAAATAGTTTACATTGTACCCAGTAGGTGATTTTTCATCCCTTACTGCCTTCCCTCCCTTACTCCCACCTCCCCCTTCTGAGTTTCCAGTGttcattattaattataatagcttTATATTTTAATCTTAGTTTGTAATATAATGTTTAAACTTTGTCCTTTTTTACAAAGGTTTTAAAAAACtgacatgctttttaaaaaatatatattttaagtctttGGGGAATAAAATTTAAATCCAAACAGATCTATTTAAAACATAATCGAACACATTTTATGACAAATGAATAGATCATTGCCAATTCTTTACTTGccagttaaatttttaaaaaccctaaacTCCTTACTTAAAGTATCTTGTGTGTTCAAATATTCACTAAAATACTTTTATTCTCAAATGTGAAACTTCAAAAACTATACAAGAGTATATTCACAAATCAGATTTAAACTGCACCTCTCAGTGGCCCAACTCCCACCCCTTGACCCCAAGGGGTCTGTTGTCCCTAGAGTAGTGCACACTCTCCAGATGTGCCCCTGTAGGTGAGGTGCACATCAACACATTCACCTTCACACACAGTCTTCTCCAAAAGTACAATCATAGTCCTCATTTTTTGCATCTTGTCATTATAAATTCtcaggatttaaaaatatttgcatcttGTTAGTTcttgtggtttttgtattttttttaattttatttcttctaaaaaaatgggatacatgtgcagaatgtgcaggtttgttatataggtatacatgtgccacggtggtttccTTGCACCTATTGatccatcctctaagttccctcccctcaccccccaccccccaacaagccccagtgtgtgatattcctctctctgtccatgtgttctcagtgttcagttcccacttatgagtgagaacatgtggtgtttggttttctgttcctgtgttagtttgctgaggatgatggcttccagcttcatccatgtccctgcaaaggacataatcttattccttttcatggctgcaggtttttgtattttttaatgtttattgttcatgtatatacttatttaaattttctgttgaaATCGTTGCCAATTGTTTTGTTACCAAGTATGTTTCACAAATCATGGCTACTAACCCAGTATCTGAGATGtagtttacaaatgttttctcccttGTTTTAATACAGcctttagtggtttttttttcctttgaaaagtgttttaaattttattaatgggACCTAAACATTATACAGGtcatatttaaaaggaaaaaacattaaaaaaacaccTGCGGAGCAGATACTGCCAGCGTTGAAGGAGATTAGAGCACTCAGTTATGGAGGCAtcaagacaaaatgaaaataacaaccgaaaaaaaaaaaaaaccttaagtaATTCCAAAGTTAGCTGCTGATCAGGAGATTAAAAAGTTTTCTCTCTAAATTACATAAACTCTCCTTAAACTTAGTTTCCTGATTTGAATAATTATCAGAATGATGGGTTAGATGGTTGTTAGGGTAAAAGCAGATGAAATATAGAGTGCATTTGCTTACAGTGGTTCAGTGCATGTTACTTTCCTTCTCTCCAGCTCACCTGTCTCAAGGCCAACACCTGAGCTTCTGCCTGAGCCCACTCACCACAAATCAAATTTAAACTGCACCTCTCACTGGCCCAACTCCCACCCCTTGACCCCAAGGAGTCTGTTGTCCCTAGAATAGTGCACACTCAGGTCTgcaggtttttgcattttttaatgtttattgttCATGTATATacttatttgaattttctgttgAAATCATTGCCAATTGCTTTGTTACCAAGTGTGTTTCACAAATCAGGGATACTAACCCAATATCTGAGATGtagtttacaaatgttttctcccttGTTTTAATACAGTCCTTAGTGGGGTTTTTACACACTAGGTCTACACCCAGGTCTCTTGGCACAAAGCGCAGGATTTCACCTCCTCTGTCTTCCTCATCACCCAGAGGGGTTGCAGAGTAAGGACCTGTGGGGCCACAATAGCAGGGGAGTGGAATCTGACCATTTCTCAAGCCCTGGAAGCACATCTTCTAAAAGGGAGGTGCTCAGGGTCTCCCAGGGAGGGTGAAGGATGGAACCTCATTCCAATCCTGCCACTTACCTGGGGAGGTGACTTAGGCTCTGAAAGCCTGAGGTTGGTCAATCTGTTAAATGGGACTGACCATACCATTCTTACAGAGCTGTATGAGGGGTTAATGAGAAAACTTTCCCAGAGAATATGACATGAAGTGGGACTTCAATGGTCCTTTAAATGTTGGAACACAGCAGTAGGGGCTGGCTGAGCCTCAGGGCTTAGGTAGTCATTATGAAAAATCATTTCTCATTGTTTCTCCAGACGAGAACACAGACATCCAGATAAAAGAAGCAAATCTCTCTCATATGCCTTCAGTTCAAAGTTTTAGAAACAGAATGTTCTCTACATTCTTTAGTGTTTCATAATTCATAAATACTGTTCAATATCATGCCTGTAAGCAGACCCAAATCCACTTCCCCATGGTGGTAAGACAGGCATGTTTGTGAACTCACCTGGTGAGCTCCATGACAGATTGCATCAGGGACACAAGGGGCAGTGATTGTCTAATGAGTGCTCCAGcactgctttgtgtgtgtgtgtgtgtgtgtgtgtgtgtgtgtgtgtgtagatatatagatatagatatgaatATTCTGGACATATCCTGCAGTCACCTGTGCAGGGTCCTCAGATCATGCATAATTCAGCCACATCACATCAAAATTTCAGCAACTTGCTGCCTTCCTGAGAGACAAAAATCCAGGAATTACTGGCATTTCTGTAACACACAATTGTCCATTCTGTTATTAGGTAATAACTAAATATGTGTTGAGCTCGAAAAACATAGTTCATTGGAGGCATCTCATTAACTCTAAAGTGGAAATAAGAGAGCAAGAAGGGAAATGAATATATGGGCAACTTCACAGGTTAAATCTGAGATGAGATGGCTTCTTCACATCAACTTTTAAACGTGCTCAAATTTCAAggaattgaaatttttaaaaaatctctttggaTCCCTCATCACCCAATCAGccacaggatctctctctctctctctctctctctctctctctctctctctctctctgtctctgtctcttctttcccctcccctctcccctaacCCCTCcattctttctcctctcccctttccttccctcccctctcctcccctctccctctccctgtccatccccctcttcctccccctccctccttcccttcctctctcttttccccttcaAAGGCAAGAACCAAAAAGAGGTTTCTGCATTTTCTGTTAACAATCTTCACTTCCCACTGACTCCTTATCCCACCGCACTATGGTTTCTGTCCCCAGAATTGTGATGAAGATGCTCTCCAAGGTCACATTCCACTTGTTTTTCATTATGACCAGTTTTTTTCATCATGAGCAgtttttttgtataaatgtatTAACATAcgaaatattccttttttttttttttttttttaagacggagtcttgctctatcacccaggctggagtgtagtggcgcaatctctgctcactgcaacttccacctcccgggttcaagcgattctcctgcctcagcctcctgagtagctaggattacaggcatgtgccaccacgcctggctaatttttgtatttttagtagagacagggtttcaccatgttggtcaggttggtctcaaactcctaaccttgtgatctgcccgcctcaacctcccaaaatgctgggattataggcgtgagccaccgtgcccggccgaaatGTTCCTTTTAATGAACTCCTAAAATATCCTTGCTTGTCCAGTTGCATCTTTCACCTAACAACAGAGATTTCACAATTTCTCAGACTCTGGAGCATGATGTACTGGCCATAAATCCAATTGCCCCACTCCCTAACTGTGTGGTCTCAGGCAAAGTCCTTAttctctctgtccctcagtttttcatctatgaaatggagatTAGCCACAGTATCTACTTTGTGAGGGAACTACGAGCACCAAATGACTCAATACCTAAAAATCACTCGGATCATAacatattttagccatttttatttctttttctctatctttatgGGCCATTAGTATCTCTACTATCCCTATGGTGCAGCCTGATATTTACTCACAACCTTTCATGTATGTTGTTTGTTAGACAAGCAGGTTACAAAAGTAAATAGGACGAAAGTAAGTAGAATGAAACTTTGTCtttcacaaataaatatataaatgcatgCAGTTCtgcttaa of the Pongo abelii isolate AG06213 chromosome X, NHGRI_mPonAbe1-v2.0_pri, whole genome shotgun sequence genome contains:
- the RAB40A gene encoding ras-related protein Rab-40A; its protein translation is MFYANFSRKTDPAPPLRTTPRAWLRWERGASTMSTPGSPDQAYDFLLKFLLVGDSDVGKSEILESLQDGAAESPYSHLGGIDYKTTTILLDGQRVKLKLWDTSGQGRFCTIFRSYSRGAQGVILVYDIANRWSFEGMDRWIKKIDEHAPGVPKILVGNRLHLAFKRQVPREQAQAYAERLGVTFFEVSPLCNFNIIESFTELARIVLLRHRMNWLGRPSKVMSLQDLCCRAIVSCTPVHLVDKLPLPITLRSHLKSFSMAKGLNARMMQGLSYSLTTSSTHKSSLCKVEIVCPPQSPPKNCTRNSCKIS